The Couchioplanes caeruleus nucleotide sequence GATCCGCCACGAATACCGCCTCACCGACAAGGGCTTCGACCTCTACCCGGTGCTGCTCGCGGTCAAGGAGTGGGGCGACCGCTACCTGGCCGACCCCGGCGGCCCGCCGCTGACGCTGGCCCACCGCGACTGCGGCGCGGAGGTCCACACCGAGCTGCACTGCGCCGACGGGCACGCCGTGGGCGCGTACCGGGACGTGGTGCCCCGCCCGGGTCCGGGGGCGCGGCGCCGGGGATAGGCTGGCGCGTCGTGACCACGGCAGCCGAGGAGACCAGCGCCTGGGCGCCGTTGCGGGACAGGGTCTTCCGCGGCCTCTGGATCGGGGTGCTCGCCAGCAACGTCGGCACCTGGATGCAGACCGTCGGCGCGTCCTGGCGGCTGGTGCACGAGCCGGACGCGGCCACATACGTCAGCCTCGTGCAGACCGCCACCATGCTGCCCGTGCTGCTGCTGGCGCTGCCGTCCGGCACGCTCGCCGACACGTTCGACCGGCGACGGCTGCTGCTGGGCGTACAGCTGGGATTGTTCGCCGTGGCCGCGGCCCTGACCGCGCTGACGGCGGCCGACCGGATGCCGCCCGCGCTGCTCCTGGTCTTCACGTTCCTGCTCGGCGTCGGCCAGGCGCTGACGCTGCCGACCTGGCAGGCGGTCATCCCGGAGGTCGTGCCGCGCGGCGAGCTGGCCGCCGCGTCCGCGCTCGGCGCGGTCAACACCAACCTCGCCCGCTCGGCCGGCCCCGCGGTCGCCGGGCTGATCGTCGCGCAGGCCGGGGTTCCGGTCGTCTTCGGCCTCAACGCCGTGTCGTTCGCGGTCTTCGCGGTGGCGCTGCTGCGCCGGCCGCCGCAGGGCGGGGCGACCCACGCCGAGCGGTTCGGTCCGGCGCTGCGGGCGGGTGGCCGGTACGTGCGCTACTCGCCGATCGTCCGCCGGACCCTGCTGCGGGTGCTGCTGTTCGTGCTGCCCGGCAGCGTCGTGTGGGGGCTGCTGCCGCTGGTCGCCGACCGGGAGCTGGGCATGGGCTCCAGCGGGTACGGCGTCCTGCTGGCCGCCCTCGGCGTCGGGGCGATCCTGGGCGCCCTGCTCATGCCCCGCATCCGCGAGCGGGTCCCGCCCAACCGGCTCCTGATCCTCTCCGGCACCGTGTACGCCGCCGCGCTGCTGGTCGTGGCGCTGGTGCCGTACGCGACGGCGGTGGTGCCGGCCCTCGTGGTGGCCGGGCTGGCGTGGATGGCGCAGGTGTCGCGGATGAACGCGAGCATGCAGCTGTTCCTGCCCAACTGGGTACGCGCCCGCGGCTTCGCCGTCTACCAGGTCGTCTTCGCCGGCGGGCAGGCGTTCGGGGCGTTCGCGTGGGGTCAGGTGACGCAGGCGTGGGGGCTGCGGGCGGCGTACCTGGCCGCGGCGGCGCTCATGGCGCTGGGCACGGCCACGGTCCGGTGGCTGCCGCTGCGCGAGCAGGCCGGTGACCGCAGCGCGGCCGCGTACTGGCCGGAGCCGCACCTGATGCTCGAACCGCACCTGGACGAGGGCCCGGTCCTCGTCACCGCAACGTGGCGGGTGAAGCCGGAGAACCGGGCCGCGTTCGTCGCCGCGATGCAGGCCGTACGCCGGTCCCGCCAGCGCACCGGCGCCACCCGCTGGGGCCTGTTCCGCAACGGGGAGCACGCCGACGACTTCGTCGAGGTCTATCTGGTGCCGACGTGGGAGGAGCATCTGCGTCAGCACGAGGGCCGGCTGACCGCCAGCGACGAGCGGGAGGAGGAGCGGGCCGTGGCGCTCGCCGAGGGGCCCGCGACGGTCACCCACCTCCTGCCCGCCCACTACCCGGATTAGGCGGATGTTTCGGTTATGTTCCGTTTAACCTCATAACCATGTGCTCGCAGCAGCGGCGCAGGGAGGGGGTGCGGTGTGGCGGCCCGGCTACTGATCATCGGCGGCGCGGAGCGGCACGGCGCCTGCGGCCTGGACATCCTGCGCCGCTTCGTGGAGCTGGCCGGCGGACCCGCCGCCGACATCATCGTCATCGCCACCGCCAGCGGCGAGCCCGCCGTCCTCGAGGCCGAGTACGCCACCCTGTTCACCCGGCTCGGCGCCCGCCAGGCCCGTGGGCTGCGCATCACCACCCGCGCCCAGGCCAACGAGGCCACCGTCATCCAGGCCCTCGCCGCGGCCACCGGCGTGTTCTTCACCGGCGGCGACCAGCTGCGCATCACCACGGTCCTCGGCGGCACCCTCACCGACTCCGCCCTGCAGACGCTCGTGCAGGCCGGCACGATCGTGCTCGGCGGCACCAGCGCGGGCGCGGCGATGATGTCCGGCACGATGATCCTCAGCGGCGCGGCCCCCGGCGTCACCCGGGCCAGCGTGCGGACCGGGCCGGGCCTGGAATTCCTGCCGGGCGTGGTCATCGACATGCACTTCGCCGAGCGGGGCCGGCTCAACCGGCTGCTCAGCGCCGTCGCCATGTACCCGCACGAGCTCGGCCTGGGCATCGACGAGGACACCGCGATCCTCGCCGAGGGCGACCGCTTCGAGGTGCTCGGCTCCGGGACGGTCACCGTCGTCGACGCCGGCTGCGCCACCGACATCCGGGTCCCCGCCGACGGGCCCATCGCGCTCAGCGGGGCGCGCCTGCACGTGCTGCCTGCCGGGAGCAGGTTCGAACTGTCCGGACGCCGCCCGGTCGAGGCGGTCGCCGGGGAACGGGGACACGTCCGATGAAGATCCTCAGCCTGCGCCACCTGCGCGGCCCCAACGTCCACCTGTCCCGGCCCGCGGTCGTGGCCCGGCTGCGCCTCGACGAGCTGGCCGGGCGGGAGACCAGCGACATCGCGGGTTTCACCGAGCGGCTCCTGCGGGCGTTGCCGGGGCTCACCGAGCACCACTGCGCCGCCGGGGCGCCGGGCGGCTTCGTCAGCCGCATGCGCGGGGGCACGTACTTCGGCCACGTCACCGAGCACGTGATGCTGGAGCTGTCGCAGTGCATCGGGCGGGACGTCAGCTTCGGGCGTACGGTCTCCACCGCCGAGCCCGGGGTCTACGACCTGATCGTGGAGTGCCCGGTCGACGAGTCGCCCGGCTCCCGGCTGCCCGGCCGGCTCTTCGACGCCGCGGTCGACCTGGTCACGTCGGTGGCCGCCGGCGCCCGGGTGTCCGCGGCGGACCTGCGGGCGCGCCTCACCGAGCTGGGCGACCTCGCGGAGCGCGAGGCGACCGGCCCCAGCACCCGGTCGATCATCGCCGCGGCCCGCCGCCGCGGCATCCCGGTCGAACGGTACGGCGACCTGAGCCTGCTCCGCCTCGGCTGGGGCACCCGGCGCCGGCTCGCCTGGGCCGCCATGACCGACCGGACCAGCGGCGTGGGCATCGACATCGCCGGCGACAAGCAGGTCACCCGGCGGTTGCTCGCCGACGCGGGCATCCCGGTGGCGCCCGGCGGCGCGGCGCGCGGCGCGGAGGAGGCCGTCCGGCTGTTCGACGACCTCGGCGCTCCGGTCGTGGTCAAGCCCCGGCACGGCCGGCAGGGCGAGCACGTGGCGCTGAACCTGCGGACCGGCGAGGAGGTGGAGGCCGCCTGCGTGGCCGCGGGCGAGGACGTGGTCGTGGAGCGGTACCTGCCCGGGCGCGACTACCGGGTGCTCATCGTCGCCGGCGAGGTCGTCGCCGCGGCCGAGCGGATCGCCGCCCACGTCGTCGGGGACGGCGAGAGCACGGTCGCGCAGCTCGTCGAGCGCACCAACGCCGACCCGCGCCGCGGTACGGGGCACTCCCGCGTCCTGACCCGCATCGACCTGGACGACACGGCCGCCACGGTGCTGCAGCGGCAGGGCTGCACCGCGGACAGCGTCCCGGAGGCGGGCCGGCAGGTGTGGTTGCGCGACAACGCCAACCTCTCCACGGGCGGCACGGGCCACGACGTCACCGACCGCATCCATCCGGACGTGGCCCGGATGTGCCGGCGCGTCGCCGCGGTCGCCGGGCTCGACATCGCCGGCATCGACCTGCGCCTGGGCGACATCGCGGCGCCCGTACCGCCGGTCGGCGATCCCGACGACGTCACCGGCGGCGTGATCGAGGTGAACGCCGTACCGGGCCTGCGCATGCACCTCTCGCCGGTGCACGGGCGCTCCCGCGACGTGGGCGACGCGATCGTCCGGGCGATGTTCCCCGGCGGCTCCGACGGGCGCATCCCGACCGTCGCCGTGACCGGCACGAACGGCAAGACGTCGGTCGCGCGGATGGCCGCGCACATCCTGGCGGGCAAGGGGTTGCGGGTCGGGCTCACCACGACCGACGGCGTCAGCATCGACGGCCGTACGGTGCACCGCGGCGACGCGACCGGCCCCCGCTCGGCGCAGATGGTCCTCGGCGACCCCGGCGTGCAGGCCGCCGTGCTGGAGACCGCGCGCGGGGGCATCCTGCGCCGCGGCCTCGGCTACGACTGGACCGACGTCGGCGTGATCACCAACATCACCGCCGACCACCTCGGCCAGGACGGCCTCGGCTCGATCGAGGACATCGCGCACGTCAAGGCCCTCATCGCCGAACGCGTCAAGGACGGCGGCACGCTGGTGCTCAACGCCGACGACCCGTGGGTGCGCAGCCTGCCCGACCGTCCCCGGGTACGCGCGGACCGCAAGCGCATCGTGTGGTTCGGCACGGACGCGCGGCAACCGGTGGTCGCCACCCACCTCGGTCAGGGGGGTACGGCGTACCTGCTGCAGGACGGCTGGCTGGTGCAGGCCACGGGGGCGCGGCGGACGCCGTTGCTGCGGGCGTCCGAGGTGCCCGGGACGTTCGGGGGCGCGGCGCCGTACGCGGCCGTCAACGCCCTCGCCGCGATCGCCGCCGCCCGTGCCCTGGGCGCCTCGACGGACACGGTCACCGAACGGCTCGCCGACTTCGAGCCGCGCGTGCACAACCCCGGCCGCGGCACGGTGCTGCGCCTGGGTGAGGTCACGCTCTTCGTCGACTACGCCCACAATCCGGCGGCGCTCGCCGAGGTGCTGCGTACGCTCGAGCGCCTGTACGGCCGCGACCGCTGCGTCGCCGCGGTGACCCTGCCCGGCGACCGCCGCGACGACCTGCTGGCCGCCTGTGCCCAGGTGATCGCCGACGGCGTCACGCGCGCGGTCCTCTACGACGACGAGGACCCGCGGGGCCGGGAGCCGGGCGAGGTGTCGGCCCTCGTGGAGCGGGAGATGCGGGGACGGCGCCCGAACCTGCGCGCGGTGCGGGCGGACGGCTACCGCGCGGCGGTGGGGGAGGCGCTGCGCCTCGCCACACCGGGCGACGTCGTCCTCGTCATGTACGAGAGCCTCGCCCCGATGCTGGCGCACCTGGAGGAACTCGGCGCGGTGCCGGCGGGTCCCGCTCCGGCACCGGCGCTCCTGTCCGCCTGGCAGAACCGTGCCGTTTTGTCCCACGTTCCGGTGAGTGCGACCAACAAAGCATGATCGTCGTCGAACTTTCATCCGATCGGGCGGGGTGACGCAGGTCATTGCCCTGCGACAAGCACAACACGCTGCGTACGTGAGTCGATCTCGTAAAGCGTCCGATGTGATCGCAGCGTGATCGTCGAGCGACGGGCCGTACAGAATCCCTTGTAGATGCGTTGTATCCGGGGGGATACCCGCAAGTTTCGACGAATGGGGCAATAGCCGCGAGAAGCGACCCGTACCGCCGTCCGGGTGCCCGTGACCAGGCTTTTCATCGAAACAGGCCACCGCGCACCGCTGGCGCACGGTACGAAACGGACGGTGACGAGCCGCAGGTCATCCCCGCCGTCGAACAGTCGAGACGGAGGCCGCTCGTGGGCTAACATCCTCGCCGTCGATGGGGGATGCTCGGTCCAACGGCGGGCCGATGCCGCCCCCGGCACCAGGACACATGGCGGTGTGCTCCGGTGTTTCATCCGATCGCGCATGTGGGGGCACATGAGCACGACGGACCTGCCCGGTTCGAGTTTGCTCGCCAACCGTTACCGGTTGGTGGAGCGGCTCGGCGCCGGCGGGATGTCAGTGGTGTGGCGAGGCTTCGACGAGGTCCTCGGACGGCAGGTGGCGGTCAAGGTACTGCCCCCGTCGACGAGCGCGGACCCGTCGTTCCGGCGCCGGCTGCGGGCCGAGGCCCAGGCCGCGGCGCGGCTCAGCCACCCGCACATCACCAACGTGTACGACTACGGCGAGGCGACCACCGTCGACGGTGAGCCCGTGCCGTACGTCGTGATGGAGCTGGTCGACGGCGAGTCGCTCGCCGCCGTGCTCGCCCGGGTGCACCGGCTGCCCTGGCCGGCGGCCGTACGCATCTCCTCGGAGGTCTCCGCGGCGCTCGCCGCCGCACACGCCCGCGGCATCGTGCACCGCGACGTGACCCCGGCCAACGTGATGCTCACGCCCTCGGGCGCGAAGGTCGTGGACTTCGGCATCTCGGCGCTCATCGGCGAGAACGACATCGACCCGGACGGCAGCCTGCTCGGCACCCCGGCCTACCTCGCGCCCGAGCGGCTCGAGGGCGGCCAGGTCAGCCCGGCCACCGACGTGTACGCGGTCGGCCTGCTGATCTACCGCACGCTCATCGGCCAGCTGCCCTGGGACGTCGGCACCACGACCGCCCTGCTGCGCGCCCACCAGTACACCGAGCCGGAGCCGCTGCCGCCGGTCGAAGGCCTGCCCGGCGCGGTGTCCGCGCTGATCGCCCGGTGCCTGGAGAAGAGGCCGTCCGACCGGCCGTCCAGCGCCGAGCTCGCGCACGTCCTCGGCACCGTGTCGGCCGGCGTGCCGTCCGCGCGCGCCTTCGTGCCCGACTGGGCCGACAACGGCGAGGACACCACGATCCTGCCGTCCGCCCGGGACACCGACGGGCTCGGGCGGATCCGCCCCGGCCACGCCCGGATCGCCGACTCGGCGCCCGCCCGTGCGGGCCGGGGAGTGGCAGCCGTTCCGCCGGCCGCCGCAGCGGCAGCCGCCGACACCGACCTGGCCGGCGACGCGCCGGTCTCGCCCGCGCCCGGCGCGCCGGCGCAGCCCGTTTCCGTCGCCGAGGTCGAGGCCGCCGTGGGCACCCCCGGCCAGCCCGGGGCCAACAGCGCCCCAGCGGCACCGATGGCCCCACCGCAGCGCGGTGGCCGCAACAGCCGCTTCGGCCCGGTACCGCCCGCGCCCGCGGGCCCGGCCCCGGCCGCGTTCTCGCCGTCCGTTCCGGGCGACGACCACTCACCCGAGGCTTCTGCGGGGTCGAGCGGCCCGGCATTGCGCCCGGCGTTCGGCGCGCCGCCTTCCCTGCGGCCCCCGTCGCGCACCGACCCGTCCGCCCCGGCGCGTGCCGGCAGCGGCACCCCGCCGCCCCAGCGTCCCGGAGCGGCACCGGCCGGGGCGGCACCCGGTCCCGGCCGCGGCGGCACCACCCGGCGCCGGCGCATCGTGCTCATGGCCAGCGCGGGCGCGCTCATGGTCGGCGTCGGCGCCTGGGCGCTGAGCCTCACCACCGGCGACGCGCCCGACGACGTCGTGGTCAGCGGGGTCGGTCCGCAGCCCACCCAGCTGGTCGGCGCCAACAAGTGCGTGGTCAGCTACGCCGTCTGGTCCGACGACGGCAGCCGCTTCAAGGCCGCGGTCACCCTCGCCAACCGCGACGTCAAGGCGATCAAGAACTGGAAGCTCTGGTTCCTCATGCCGGGCGACCAGGTCGTCTCCGGCAACGGCAAGCTTGCCCTGGACCAGCAGAACCGGGCGGTGACCGTCCAGGCGAAGACGGCCCTCGACCCGCAGGCCACCCAGACGATGCAGTTCACCGGCCGCTACGAGGCCAGCAACTCCGCGCCGATGGTGTTCCAGCTCGACGGGCAGACCTGCGAGACGTTCGTGTCGCCCAAGCCGGGCGAGCCGTCGCGGCCGGTCGAGCACCTCACCAACGGCCAGGTCCGCCTCGGCCCGGTGCCGAACCGGCAGAACCCGCTGCCCGGCACCTCCGTCGACCCGAGCGGCGTCATCGTGCCGGTCCCGGTCGAGAGCGCGGACCCGGGCGCCAGCAAGCCCGTCGCCACGACGCCGGGCACGCCCATCGCGACGACAACCACCGGCGGCACCGGTACGGGCGGCACCGGCGGCAACCCGGACGACGAACCGGCCCCCGGCGTCCCCCCGGAAACCACGACGCCGGCGACCACGCCCGCCACGTCCGAGACGCCGAGCCGGGATCCGTCCCCTCCGCCGTCGTTCAACAACGGCGACGAAGAAGAGCCTCAGTCGCCGGGCGGGTTCGGGTAACAGACGCACAGTGCTGGGGCGGTGGACCGGAAAAACGCCGGTCGGCCGCCCCAGTCGCGCGTTACAGTCGCAATTGATCCCGGCAGGCACATCCGTTCCGCGGACGAACGCCCGGCCCGTGGGGTATGGGCCGGCGCGACCGAGCCACGGAAGCCGAAAACGGTACGAAGCCCTCGGCGTGCCTGCGGGCCGGCGGGACGCCCGCGAGGAAGATGGTTGATACCGGTTCGCAACCTGAGCGGATCCGGTCAGCACCGTCGCGAGCGTTAGCTGGACCTCGAGCAAGTCGTCGCACATCGGGGAGTCCGACATGATGAGCACCGTGGGGGACCTGGCGGCTGAGGCGCTGTTCGTCTCACACCTCCAGCCGTCCGAGCAGCCGAGCCGCGAAACGGTCGCCGAGGCCGTCACGGCCATGATCCTGCGGCACGGCAGTGACGGCTGCGCGGCCGTGGTGGCCGAGGAGTTCGGCGACCACCCGGAATCGGCGGTCCGCCGGATGAGCTGGGTGCGCCGCGAGCTGGGCGCGGCCATGGCCGCCCAGCGCAGCCCGCACTTCGCCAGCTGAGCCGCTCCACCGCAAGGACGCCCGGCCGGGCCTCCGGGCCGGGAAAGCCGGCCGGCGGGTGAGCATCCGGCCCTCGCCGCGGTCCGCGGCCCCCTTCGTCTTCTGGTCACCTCCGGACAGCTTCTGACCAGGCCGGCCTTGCACGGATCCCCGACCCTGCACGCCGACCGGCCTTCGCGCGCTTCCCCGTTTTCGCGCGCCGCCCTGTCTTACCGTGCCGCCGCCTCGCCTTGTGCGTGCCGCCTCGGCCTGTGCGTGCCGCCTCGGCCTGTGCGTGCCGCCTCGGCTTGGGCGTGCCGCCTCGGCCTGTGCGTGCCGCCTTCGCTTGTGCGTGCCGCCGCGGCCGGCGTGCCGCTCCGCCTCTGCGCGTCGACCGATCGCGTGCCGGCGCCGCTTTGCGGTGTGCCGGCCTTCGCCCGCTGCCCGTCCAATCACCCACGCCGCTGCGTACCGCCGCTCTAGGCTGTGGTGCCGGGCTCTCGTCCGCCCTCGCGCCGTGCCCTCCGCGGACGACCCGCGCCGGACCTGAGCCTTTTTCCGAAAAAACTCCATAAAAGCAACCGAGTTCGGCCGCCCCTGCACCCGTCGGCGACCAACGTTCTCCTCATCGGGCCGGTTCACGCACCGGCCCCGTACGAGCGAGGAGGACTACGTGACCGACACGACCGAACTCCCCGCCACCATCGGCACGACCCACGACGCGCCCTCCGCGCGGGACATCGAGGACCTGGTCCGCGAGCACATGCCGATGGTGGGCCATCTGGTCCGGGAGCTGCTGAACCGGGTGCCCGGCCATGTCCACGCCGACGACCTGTCGTCCGCCGGGTTCGCCGCGCTCCTCGGGGCCGCCCGCGCGTTCGACGTGACCCGGGGCATCCCGTTCCACCGGTTCGCCGCCGTGCGGATCCGCGGCGCGCTCCTCGACGAGCTGCGCGGGCAGGACTGGGCGAGCCGTTCCGTACGGGCCCGGGCGCGCCGCACCGCGCAGGCGCGCCAGGAGCTCACGGCCGCGCTGGGGCGTACGCCCTCCGAGGCCGAGGTCGCCGAGATGCTGGGTATCGGGGTGGCGGAGCTGGCGGCCGTCGAGGACGACGTGCAGAAGGCGGCCCTGCTCAGCCTTCAGGGTTTCCCGACCGGCGCGGCCGAGGAGATGGTGCCGGAGCTCTCCGAGGGACCCGAGGACCTGCTGCTGAAGCGGGAACGGCTGGGCTACCTGCACCAGGCGATCCAGGCGTTGCCGGAGCGGTTGCGGATGGTGGTCACCCAGTCGTTCCTGCAGGAGCAGCCGCTCAGCGAGGTCGCCGCCGAGCTGGGTGTCACCGAGTCGCGGATCTCGCAGCTGCGGACGGAGGCGTTGCGCCTGCTGCGCGAGGGGCTGAACAGCTCGCTCGCCCCGGAGCTGCTGACCGTGGCGGCGGGGGGACCGCGGACGCGGAAGGGGTGCCTCCAGCGCCGGCGCAGCGAGTACTTCGCGCGGGTGGCCGAGCAGGGGAACCTGCACACCCGGCTGGCGTTGACGGACAGTCACGGCGTACCCATCGCTTTCGCGGCCTGACCGGGCACCGGACGGCCTCCCGGACCACCGGGGGGCCGCCGGACCGGCGACGCCGGAAGCGGGGTCGCGCGTTTACGAACGTCTATGCGACGATCGCCCCGTTCCCGTCCGGGGACCGGATCTACGGGGGTTCGTCGTGCCATTCACCCTGCGTCCGGCCGTGTCCGCGGCCGCCGTTCTGACCATCGTCTCGCTCGCGGCCGGCGTGTCACCGGCCGCCGCCGCTCCCGCCCCGCCGTCGCCGGTCGCCGGCAAGCCGTTGCCGGCCACCGTGCCGGCCCCGCGCGCCACCATCGTCGCCTCGGACGTCGTCGCCACCTCGTCCACACTGGACTGCGCGAGGGTCAAGGCCGATCCGCGCAGCTTCCTCAAGGCCGGGCGGACGGAGGTCGCCTGCACCGCGCCGTCGTCCGCCGCGGTCGCGGCCGCCGCACCGGTCAGCTGCAAGGACTCGGCTCCGTCCACCTTCTGGTACAGCCGGGCGTCGCTCTGCCTCGCCGGCTACAACCGCAACCTGCAGACCGTCGACGCCTCGGGCGCGGTCACCGGCACCGCCACCGTCGAGATCGCCACCGACATGGTCTTCCAGACCCAGCGGCTGACCTGGTCGGAGAACTGGTACCTCACGCTCACCGCGGCGACCGGGCGGCTCACCACGATGGACCTGACCTGGACGGTCACCTGCGGCACCAACTGCTCGACCCGCAACACGCCCGCCGGCGCGCAGACGGTCACCGTCGGGCAGACGGTCTCCGGCACGACGACGTACTCGGTGAATCCGCTCGGGCGCGGCGAGTGGAAGCAGACGTACTCGCTGACCGCGACCGACCCGCAGGGTGACGCCATCCCGGCGCAGACCTACTCCGGCGCGCGGACGTTCCGCTGCGACCGCATCATCGGCCCGTCCGCCGGGTGCGTCGTGCCGTCGGTCGTGCCCGCGTTCGGCATGAGCAAGGCGGCCTCCGCCCATCCGCGCAGCACGCAGTCGTTCTGGTACCTGCAGCTGTACTTCCCGGACGGCTGGGGCAGCAGCACCCCGCTGCACCGCCTGATGGACTCCACCACGCAGCAGGCCGGCTACGACGCCATCTGCAACGACGGCACGTACGTGAAGGACGGCAGCGTCTACCAGGACACCTGCAACATCTTCCCGTTCGCGTCGACGTACGAGAACGGCCACCTGCTCGGCCTGCAGGCGAGCGACTGCGTGGACGGCGTCGCCCGGCAGTCCCGGGGCACCGGCGAGTGGTACGTCGACTCCCCGGCCGGAACGGTGGACTACTCGGAACACTGCATCCGCTCGCACGTCGAGGCCACCGACTACACCGAGTTCACCAACCGGCTGAACACCTTCTACCGGGACCAGCGGCTGCTCGACTACGACGCCTTCACCGTCACGGTCGTCAACTGACCTCCCGCCCCGGCAAGGAAGGCGGGCTGTCACTGGGCCGGTACCCGCAGCGAGATGGGCCGATTCATGTTTGATCCGTACGGTAACGGGAGACCTGCCCCGTATCGACAATCATGAGGGGGTTCACCCATGAGCGAGAGCCGGCTCACGTTCGTTCCGAGGTCTCGCGGCCGCAGCGCGCTCTACCTCGTCGTCGGCCTGGTGGTGGCCGTGACCACCGTGATCCAGCTGGTGCGCGGCGGCGCGGCGGTCCTGCCGGTGATCGCCCTGGTGGCGGCCCTGGCGCTGGTCGCCGTGGCCGTCATCGGACTGGTGGCGCCGCCCCGGCTCCGATGAGACGGGGCGGGCTCACTGGTCGAAGGTCGCCCGCAGCTCGGCGTTGACCAGGTGATTGAGCCGCTTGCGGAGATGCCCGAGCAGGGACGGATCCGGAAACGGCTCGTCGACGTGCAGCGTCCAGCGCAGCTGCGTGCCGCCCGCGCCGTCGGAGGCCAGGTCGAAGCGGATCCGGGCGTCGGGCCGCCGCTCCCACAGCGACGACCACACCACCACGCCCGGTGAGGCCTCCAGGATCTGCGGCGGGTGTTCATCGTCGAGCAGGTGCAGCCACGGCCGGACCGGGTCCCCGGCCGGGTCGATCAGGGCCGCGAACACCACCGCGGGCGGCGGCGGCTGCTTGCGCCTGCGCGTACCGGCCTCGAGCATGCCCGCAGCTTAGAGCGCGCCCGGCGTGGCCGCCGCCCCGTGGCCTGAGGTGCCTCGACAATGGGTAATACGTCCGAAACGGGGAGCTGCGAGCATCGCTTCGCGAGGTCAGGGAGGTCCGGGTGTTCCTCAGCCAGCACGAGCAGGAACGGCTGCTCATCCACGTCGCGGCGGACGTCGCCCGGCGCCGGCGGGAGCGCGGGCTGCGCCTGAACCACCCCGAGGCGACGGCGATCATCACCGCGTTCCTGCTGGAGGGTGCGCGGGACGGGCGTACGGTCGCCGAGCTCATGGACGCCGGGCGCCGGGTGCTGACCCGTGACGACGTCATGGAGGGCGTACCGGAGATGATCCCCGAGGTGCAGGTCGAAGCGACGTTCCCGGACGGCACCAAGCTCGTCACCGTGCACGGGCCCATCTCGTGATCCCCGGCGAGATCCTGCCGGGCGACGGGGACATCGAGATCAATCCGGGCCGGTCGGTGGTGACGCTGACCGTCCGCAACACCGGCGACCGGCCCGTACAGGTCGGGTCGCACTACCACTTCGCCGAGTCCAACGCGGCGCTCGACTTCGACCGGGACGCGGCGTGGGGGCATCGGCTGGCCGTACCGGCCGGGACGTCGGTGCGCTTCGAGCCCGGCATGCCGCGCGACGTCCGGCTCGTCCGGCTCGGCGGCGCCCGGATCGTGCCGGGCCTGCGCGGGCTCGCCGGCGGCCCGCTCGACCCGTCGCCCCGCGAGGACATCGAGCCCGCCGGCGCCCTGGACGAGGACCTGCCGGAGAACGGGAGCGCCCGATGACCGCGC carries:
- a CDS encoding sigma-70 family RNA polymerase sigma factor, yielding MTDTTELPATIGTTHDAPSARDIEDLVREHMPMVGHLVRELLNRVPGHVHADDLSSAGFAALLGAARAFDVTRGIPFHRFAAVRIRGALLDELRGQDWASRSVRARARRTAQARQELTAALGRTPSEAEVAEMLGIGVAELAAVEDDVQKAALLSLQGFPTGAAEEMVPELSEGPEDLLLKRERLGYLHQAIQALPERLRMVVTQSFLQEQPLSEVAAELGVTESRISQLRTEALRLLREGLNSSLAPELLTVAAGGPRTRKGCLQRRRSEYFARVAEQGNLHTRLALTDSHGVPIAFAA
- a CDS encoding urease subunit beta, yielding MIPGEILPGDGDIEINPGRSVVTLTVRNTGDRPVQVGSHYHFAESNAALDFDRDAAWGHRLAVPAGTSVRFEPGMPRDVRLVRLGGARIVPGLRGLAGGPLDPSPREDIEPAGALDEDLPENGSAR
- a CDS encoding urease subunit gamma; translated protein: MFLSQHEQERLLIHVAADVARRRRERGLRLNHPEATAIITAFLLEGARDGRTVAELMDAGRRVLTRDDVMEGVPEMIPEVQVEATFPDGTKLVTVHGPIS